A stretch of DNA from bacterium:
GAGGCCGTGCGCGCGGATCCGTCCGTTCAGGAGATCTACCTCGGCGCCGAGGCGGACGCGCATGCCTGAGCCCGTCCCGTCTGACGCGGGACCGTCTCGCGGGATGCGCGAGCCTGCCGTGCTGGCCGTCGACGACATCCACACCTATTACGGCGACTCCTACGTGCTGCAGGGTGTCAGCCTCGAGGTGCGGCCCGGCGCCGTCACGGCGCTCCTCGGCCGGAACGGCATGGGCAAGACGACGCTGATCCGGTCGGTGGTGGGGTTCGCGCGGCCGCGGCGGGGCCGCGTGATGTTCGGCGGCCGTGACATCACCCGCGCGCCGAGTCACGAGATCGCGCGGGCCGGCATCGGGCTCGTCCCGCAGGGCCGCCGCATCTTCCCGTCCCTCACCGTGCACGAGAACCTGACGGTCGCGGCGCGCGACGCGAACGGTGCCGGCGGCACGCCGTGGTCGATCGAGCGGGTCCTCGGCCTGTTTCCGCGGCTCGGCGAGCGCGCCGGGCACCGCGGCAACATGCTCTCCGGCGGAGAGCAGCAGATGCTCGCGATCGGCCGCGCGCTCATGACGAACCCGCGCGTGCTGCTGATGGACGAGCCATCCGAAGGCCTCGCGCCGCTGCTGGTCCGGTATCTCGGCGACGCGATCGTCCGCCTCCGCGAGGAAGGGCTGAGCATCCTGCTCGTCGAGCAGAACCTGCCGATGGCCCTCCGGGTCGCCGGCGACGTGTACGTACTCAGCAAAGGCCACGTGGTCTATCACGGCGCGCCGGCGGACCTCGCCGCCGATTCGGCCGTCACGCACCGGTACCTGGGGGTCTAGCGATGACCGAGATTGTCGACCGCCGTCCGTTCGTTGACGCGATCCGCGCGCAGCTGCGTCTCGATCCCGCGAAGACCGCCGTGCTCGCGGTGGACGTCCACCGCGGCCATCTCGACCCTGAGGTGGCAACGATGCCGGTCTCCGCCGCCGACGCGCGGCGCGTGCGCGCCGCGGTGGCGCGCCTGCTGGGCGGCGCCCGGGCGGCCGCCGTGCCGGTCGTCTACGTGCTGCTGACGTACCGGCGTACGACACCGCCGGGGCTGGAGAGCATGGTCAACCCGTTCTGGAAAGCGGTCGAGGCCGCGCGCGAGTCGATGACGCCGGGGCGGCGCAGCACGATCGTCCGCCATAATCAGGAAGGCTCGGTGCAGACCGAGCTGCCGCCGGAACTCGCGGCCCAGCCCGGCGACTACGTGATCCGCAGCAAGAAGCGGCTCAGCGCGTTCTACGGCACCGACCTCGAGACGCTGCTGCGGGCGCTCGGGACGGAGACCGTGGTGATTTGCGGCATCAACACCAACACCTGCGTGCTCTGCACGGCGTTCGACGCCTTCAACCGCGATCTGCGGGTCGTCGTCGCCGCGGACGGGGTCGCCAGCATGTACGGCGACGACCTGCACGTGCTCGGCCTGGAGAACATTCAGCGCTGCCTCGGCTGGGTGCTCCCGGTGGAGAAGATCCTCGCGCAGTTCGGCGGAACGGTCGCCTCACGCGGCGTGCCCAAGACCGGCGCGGCGGAACGCTCCGGCTCACGCCGTAGGCCTGCGCCGGCGTCGCCCCGCTCGCCCGGCACCAGCCGGCGGAAGGCGCCGGCGTCGCACCGGTCACGGTGAAGGCGCAGCTCCTCGACGCCTGGGGCGGACCGCTCCGGTACGGCGAGCACCGCGATCCGGCCGCCGGGCCGGGCGAGGTCCTCGTCGCGGTCCGCGCGTGCGGCGTCGGCTTGACCGTCGTGAACTACATGGGCGGCAGTCTCGGCCGGCCCGAGTCCCTGCCGCGGGTGCCCGGACACGAGTTCACCGGCGTCGTCGTCGAGGCCGGACCGGGCGTGACCGGCCTGCGTCCGGGGGACCGCGTGATGAGCTACTTCTACCTGACGTGCGGCCGCTGTGAGTGGTGTCGGGCCGGCCGCGAACCTCTCTGCCGGAGCCACGGCGGGTACGTCGGCGTGCACCGCGACGGCGGCTACGCGGAGCTGGTCGCGCTGCCCGAGGCCAACGTGCTGCCGCTGCCGGACGGCGTGCCGTTTGTCGGCGGCACGGTGATCCCGGACGCGGTCGCGACCCCCTACCATGTGTGCGCGTCCCGGGCGGCGGTCCGGCCCGGCGACCGCGTGCTCGTCGTCGGCGCCGCGGGCGGCGTCGGCATCCACATGACGCAGATGGCGCGGCTGTTCGGTGGGCGCGTCGTGGCCGTGGACGTCGACGACGGGAAGCTGGAGCACTGCCGGCGCTTCGGCGCGGACGCGACGGTGAACATCACGGCGCCGGACGCGCACGACCGGGCGCGGGCGGCGTTGGACGACGGCGCCACGGTGGCGATCGACCTGGTCGGCAGCCGCGAGACTCTCGCGTGGACGTTTGGACTGCTCGGCCCGGCGGCCCGCATGATCATGCTGACGACGTTCGAAGGGGCCGGCCTCGACGTGGCGCCGCGTCAGATGGTGATGGGCGAGCTCACGCTGCTCGGATCGCGCTACTGCTCCCGGGCGGAGGTGCTCGCGGCGGCGCGGCTGGTCCGCCACGGGCAGATCACGCCGGTCGTCTCCGAGGTGCGGCCGCTCGAGGACGTCGAGGATCTTCACGGCCGGCTGCGTGCCCGCTCGCTGTTCGGGCGCGGCGCGGTCATGATGGAAGCCTAGGCGGAGGGACCCATGCGGGCGATGGCGGTCGTAGAATACGGCGCGCCGCTGCGGCTCCTCGATCTGCCGCGGCCGGCGCCCGGTCCGGGACAGGTGCTGGTGCGGG
This window harbors:
- a CDS encoding ABC transporter ATP-binding protein is translated as MPEPVPSDAGPSRGMREPAVLAVDDIHTYYGDSYVLQGVSLEVRPGAVTALLGRNGMGKTTLIRSVVGFARPRRGRVMFGGRDITRAPSHEIARAGIGLVPQGRRIFPSLTVHENLTVAARDANGAGGTPWSIERVLGLFPRLGERAGHRGNMLSGGEQQMLAIGRALMTNPRVLLMDEPSEGLAPLLVRYLGDAIVRLREEGLSILLVEQNLPMALRVAGDVYVLSKGHVVYHGAPADLAADSAVTHRYLGV
- a CDS encoding isochorismatase family cysteine hydrolase; protein product: MTEIVDRRPFVDAIRAQLRLDPAKTAVLAVDVHRGHLDPEVATMPVSAADARRVRAAVARLLGGARAAAVPVVYVLLTYRRTTPPGLESMVNPFWKAVEAARESMTPGRRSTIVRHNQEGSVQTELPPELAAQPGDYVIRSKKRLSAFYGTDLETLLRALGTETVVICGINTNTCVLCTAFDAFNRDLRVVVAADGVASMYGDDLHVLGLENIQRCLGWVLPVEKILAQFGGTVASRGVPKTGAAERSGSRRRPAPASPRSPGTSRRKAPASHRSR
- a CDS encoding alcohol dehydrogenase catalytic domain-containing protein, whose protein sequence is MKAQLLDAWGGPLRYGEHRDPAAGPGEVLVAVRACGVGLTVVNYMGGSLGRPESLPRVPGHEFTGVVVEAGPGVTGLRPGDRVMSYFYLTCGRCEWCRAGREPLCRSHGGYVGVHRDGGYAELVALPEANVLPLPDGVPFVGGTVIPDAVATPYHVCASRAAVRPGDRVLVVGAAGGVGIHMTQMARLFGGRVVAVDVDDGKLEHCRRFGADATVNITAPDAHDRARAALDDGATVAIDLVGSRETLAWTFGLLGPAARMIMLTTFEGAGLDVAPRQMVMGELTLLGSRYCSRAEVLAAARLVRHGQITPVVSEVRPLEDVEDLHGRLRARSLFGRGAVMMEA